The nucleotide window TTCGAGAAGGTGAACACGTGCGCGTGAAGATGACGAATCGGAGTCCGGTGCTTCATCCGATGCACCTCCATGGGCATTTCTTCCGTGTCGGAGACGCAATGAAGGACACGGTCATCGTGCCGGGTCACATGGGGTCGGTGACGTTCGACTTCCTCGCAGACAACCCCGGCAACTGGTTCTTCCACTGTCACAACCTCTATCACTTGGAGGCGGGGATGGCCCGTGTCATTAAATACGTCAGGGGATAGCTCCTCGGGACGTGTGTTTACACAGTAGAAGGCCTCACATTGGTGTAGGCTACCCGGATAACGGTTCATCCCATCTGGAGAAGTCTGGTTTATTCACTTGCAGTGGTCAGAATCATCAGCATCGAAGCCATGATATCAGATAGTCATGAACTTACGATAGGAGCCATCTTTTTCCATTGCGTAAATAACGAATTCCTCGGTTTTCTCGCCTCCCATACCGGGTGATCCCGCTGGCATTTTTGGGAGTGCAATGCCGAGAATGTCTGGTTTTTCAAGTGCAAGCTTTCCGATTGCTTCTCGAGGAACATGACCTTCCACGATGTATTTCCCAGTGTCCAAAGTGTGGCAGCTCACGAGCTTTTTTGGCACATCAAATCTTGACTTTACTTTCATCAGGTCATCTATATCTCTCACCGACATATCCACATCTGTTGTTGATTCGAGGTACTTCTTATGCCCTTCACAACACATGCAGTTTGGTGCTTTGTAGAGGGTGGCTTTCGTCAAATATGTCGTCGCTGCTTGACGGAGCTGCTTTTCGTTCCCATCCGTCTTGTATTTCATATTGGTCTCGGTCTGACCACTGTTCGTACAGCCAGCAACTGCTCCCAGCCCTGCTGTCGTAAGTGTGCCGAGGAAGGCACGGCGATCGAGGTTTGTCATAGGTATTTTCTCTATGTATCGGAATATTGATTTGGCATCGTAATTTTGTGCTATGGAACCTTGATGTATCCGAAATCAAGTGCTTGCAGGCGAGCGAGTTCACCGACACCAGACGGGACCTGTTCGACCCCTGAGAGGAGATCGTCCTTCGTGAGGCCCAGCATCTCCATTGCATTCCCACAAGCACGGAACGTAACGCCACGATCCTGGAGCGACGCAATTTGATCTGCGAACTCGTTGTCGTCGGTCGGCGGTGTGTACAGTTGTACCCCTTTGCTGTTCGCTAACACGACGAGATCCTTAACAGGAACACTCTCATCGTCCAGAAGATTCTTTCCGTTCATTAGGGCACCTTTGTGGGCCATCGAGTCGCCGCTCGAGAGATGAAGAACTGTTTTCGTTTTCGGTGCGGGTCGCGCGCACGAGTTTTGCTGTGCGGGATGATCCGTGTTCCTCGCACTTACCGATTCACTCCCTAGGAGTATCGCACCAAGCGTGCCAGTTACCGAGACGAAGTTCCGTCGTTGCATCTACTGATATCGTTGTACGAAATTGGGATAAATACACTGTAGTAACTGCGGGCGCTGAGAAGTAGCAAAACGTATTTGTATTCCGATTAAAGTGGCGGATAGGGAAACCATTTATGTCGGAAGGATTCGTTTGAAATTTCCTCATTAAATCATAAGCAGCGATGGAGATTTCCCGAGAACGCTGTCGTAATCTCTGTGTCAAGGGTAGGTTGTGACGGATGCTGAAATCTCCACAAAACCTAAATCACAGACGCGTGTAGTATTGACTGTCGAGCCCGATTGCTCGGCGTCGCGAAAACAAATAAAATGCGACGTTTGGGCGAGTCTGCTTGGAGAGCTTCACTCGCCCTGTTTCCGTCTTGCTACCACCAATCCAGCAGCGACGAGTATCCATCCAGCAGGTTGCTGGCTGGCAACGATCGTCGCTCCGGCAGTGATGAGCGCAACGGAAACACCATGCGACGGTGTTTCTGTCGTCATTTTTGTCCGCCGTTTCAGACGGACACGCAGGCCTTCTCACGGGAATCGTATAAAACAGCGGCAGACGCTTGTTAGTATGATATACTAACAATTATTCCTCTCCTGTGCTACTTAAGCAGCTGTTCTGATCACTGGACCGTAACGTCCCCAGATGCACGCTTGTGCGTTGATGAGAAGGTGATGATAGAGCCGTTGTGCTACACACGTATCGAGATCATAGTGGCCGCAGATCTCGCCAGCGAAAATCCATTTGATCGCCATTGTTGAACTGAACCCGATAGAGTCGGTTGTCGCGCCGGTCACCAGTGATATCGCTCGCATCATCCGCGATGATTTCAGCAACACTCCCCTGTCGATCGTGGGCTGTCTCAAAGTCAGGATCACTCTTGTCAGGAATATCGACACGGACGCGATCCCTCACACTGAAACGGTGCATGAACGCCGCTAGTAGGTGCCGATGGTTATGTGGATCACAGGCGCAAAGCCTCGCCCTTTAGGGCGGAGATACGCGCCGTACGCTTACTTTCACACCCGCTGTCGATGGTCTGGCCGGATATCCCACGCCAAATCAGTAGTATTTCTTCCACGGTGGCGCTGAGTTGGAGCACTCGACAAGTTACAACGGAGGCCGGCATTGGGGGCGGTGAGCTATGGTATGTCCATTTGAGATAACGATGGTCGAAGAACGACTGAAAGGTCGCTGAATCGACTACGGTAGGTGTTGAAATGATTTCTCATACTACTACCAAGTCGAACCATTCTTTATGATTAGTGTCACAAAATGCCCGGAATTTTTATTCACTTTCTAATTCACCCTGAACTATGGTTTCAGTCGTCGCACTTGTCTTTGGATTGATTTGTGTCGTGTTCGGCGCGTCGATGATACGAGATCCAAGCGCTCCAGACAAATTCTGGTATCCCGAAGATGATCCGACGCACGGTCGAATCGCTCGGCGGGTAGTCCAGGTGATGGATGGGCTGTGTCTCTTCTTCGGCATCGTCGTGTCGTATTTCGGCTCTGGACTCTAAGGTGAATCCATTCAAAATCCCAAGGACTTCCCCGATGAGCAGTTTACTGTCGTCACGTCTACCAATCGTTTATTAGACTCTCCTAGTTTTGCTTAGTGCAACATGGAGTAGTAAGACAACTGAACCATAGCCAATTCACTCTTCATGGGTGAGCAGGACAAATTTACTGTCCCCTCAAATCAGAAGTGGAAATGAAATGGGGCGGATCGCCACCCTCGGGGAAGCAAATTTCGTCGACCGTACAAATGGGAGGTTTGCGGCCCAATCTCAGTTTCCGAAACTGAATGATTTGCATCTACTTCCCTCCTCGCCACCCATCACTTCCCTTTGACTACTATCCGTGATTCTGCTCCCTGTTGCTGTTCGTTGACGTAGTCGACAGGTACGTCTCAACCCGCATCAGATCACTTTTATCGAGGCCGAATGCCTTGATATCGTTGTGATCTGTAGTGTTCGTCATTTCCAGTGCCCGCGCCTGGTCGATACCAAACGGAATTGTCTGCAGCGGTTCGGCAGCAGACAGAGCAAACTCTACTAACTGCATCGGCACTGGGAGAATGCGGACTGATTCCCCTGCAGCATGATAGAGCATGCGTGTGACCTCCCCAAACGTAAGTATCTCGGGACCTCCGAGATCGTACACCTGCCTCACGTGACGGTCTTGCTCGATTGCATCTGCGACGATTTGCGCGACATCCTCCACCCATATCGGCTGAAAACTCGGTTGATCTCCACCATCCGGGAGAAACGTGACGTACGGCGTTGTGTACTGTTTGATGAAGGCGAACGTTTCACTCCCCTTCCCGAAAATGAACGAGGGACGGAGAATCACCCAGTCCAGATCTGAATACTGAGCTACCAAATCACCGAGACCCTGCGTTCGCCAATAAGCAATCGGACTGTACGGATCTGCACCGAGTGAACTCATCTCGATATATCGTGATACATCGTGTTCCTGAGCAGCATGTACCGCATTCATCACGCCGCCGATGCAGACGGTGTCGTGGAATGTTCCCGGTCGTGGTTGATGAAGCGGTGGGAGTGCTGTGAGGTTTACTGCAGCGTCTTTTTCTTCGAATGCTGCTTCGATGGAGTCGTAGTCCGTGATATCGCCCGATACTAGTTCGACAGTATCCGGCAGAACTTCGGCATCCGGCGACCGAGAGAGCGACGTGACTGTGTGACCTCGGGTGACGAGTTCGGCACAGACGTTTCGGCCGACAAACCCGTCTCCCCCCGCGATGAGAACGTTCATACGCAGACTGGCACCGTTTTCGAATGTAAATATTTGTCTCAGTTTTCATTTTTCTGGCGAATAAATGAATCCTCGCTCAAATCTGCACTATCTTATATATCGATTCCAGCTGCCGTACTGGTCACGAATACTTCCGCGAGGAACGCTGAAAACAACGATGAGGATACCGACAGCAACACTACTCCACATCGCGACTATTGAGGATCCTGTGAGAACCCACGGGGCTACGATGACCCATATCCCGAGAGGAATGTTCAGGAATCGGACGGTACGAACCGGTTCTCCCATCGCAATGACCGAAAACGTGACGACGAGTGCGCCAACGAGATGGCTACTGTCTGCGGCGGCACCAACCGTTCCGAGGAGGGCAGGCGACGATATTAACCAGAGACCTAACCCTGTTGTACCGAGAAGAGGCCGAGACACGGACATTCCCCAGAACATCGACCACCACGAGTCTGCATCCGAGCGTGTCTTTCCATCCACACCAGCATCCGAAGTTGAGAAGGAACCACCCATCCAAAAGACATGCCACAGTGAGACATCACCTCGCGTCTGTTGGTAGAGGAACTGTCCCATTGCGGCGACCTCATCAACCGTCAGTGCAATCATGAACAGCATCGCGAGCGCGGAAAGCAAACAGAGCGTACACCACGTCCCGACGGCTAACGGCTGGAGGATAATGAGAACGATGCTAACGAAGCCGAGGGGGATGACCACGATACCAAATAGCGTCACCATCCACGGCATCGTTCGCCACCGGCGCTTATCACCCATGAACCCCATAAGAACCTCGACCGCGTATGCGACGGCACCGAGACCCGCATCAGAGATCGGAAACATCCTCGAGACATCGGACGTGAGCACGTTCTCCGTTCCACGGCCGAAAAACGGGTCGAAGACGAAGTCGGTGTAGCCGAGCTGGAACGTGGCCATGTGGGTCGAGAAAAAGAAGCCGATAAGTCCGGCAATAATGATCGGTGCCCGTTGTGCTGCCGTCGATGGGTTGTACGTCCAACCTCTCGGGATATCTGGCCCCGACATCTCCATTCGCATGACGACGAGCACAGCGAAGGTGATGACGAAAACACCGACGAGCGTGTCGTTCAGGTAGGCATCGCTCGTCGGAGCCCAGAAGAATAACGGAGCAAGCAGCAACCAGACACCGACGAACCCGTTTACGTAATTCGCGATGCCGCTCCCGAGTAAAATCACAGCACCACTGAATACAATGAGGAGCACTCCGCTGACCGTGTCGCTGATGGTCATCGCGAGACTCTCGTACCCGAAGGTGAACGGACTCGCTATGAGCCAGAGTCCGAGGATAACGATAGGATACTGCGGCCAGATCTCCATCGTGGGATGTTTGAGCATCATCGTTCCCGGTGCTCGTGACTCCTGGTGTTGGCGGTCAGCCGTTCCATCGGATACTCTGTCCTGATTCCCACTCACTGTTTCCCACCCGATGGTTCTCTTCGGCGGCATCGGCCAAAGAATCACTGGCAACACCTGTGGTGGAAGATTTCTGACTGCACTTTTCGGAAATACTGAGTCTGTTGAGTAGTTGTCTACCGCACCGATTGAGTGTTCTCAGCTTTTCGCATCTTTAGCGTACAGTCGTCGATACGCGGCAAACGCTCCAATACGAGTCTCTATATCTGGAAACTGACTACAACGCAACTGGGTCATTATTATGATAACCAACGAAAAAATGGATCACATACCGATGAGTTTAGTAGTGCAGATTGTCCGGTGTCTCTCAGGCGTGCGCGGTATATCCTGCATTCTCGACGGCTTGAACCAGAACCGTGACATCGGCATCTCCTTCGATACTCGCTTGTTCGGCTTCGTGGTTTGCAGTAGCATCAGTGATGCCGTCGATACTACGGAGGGCGTCTTCGACAGTCTGTTCGCAGTGTCCACACGACATTCCTTCGACAGTGATGGTCGTCGTCATACATCTCAGTGTATGGGTGGCTTTCTTTTGTGGACTTCTCTTTAGATTGGTCGGTAGAAGCCGTCTAGAAACATTGGAAACGAAAGTCAAAAACACGCACGGCTTTTGGCTCTCGGTGACGTAGTGCTGTTATGCGCGATCTGGACGAAACCGACCTCGAAATCCTGGAGCTACTGATGTCGAACGCTCGTCGGCCCTACAGCGATGTGGCGGACGCTGTTGATTTGTCACCACCTGCCGTCTCGGATCGGGTCGCTCGACTACAGGAGCGGGGAATCATCCGTGGATTTACGCTCGATATCGACTCCTCACAACTTCGTCAAGGAATTCCTATTCTGGTAACTCTTGACGTCGCGGCTGACAGTCGAGACGCTCCGTCAGTTAAGGAGACACTCCTCGATACCGGCGAAGTCGAATACGTGTTTACTACTGCAGAAGCTGACCTCATTGCATACGTGCGGGTACCCGACACTGATGTCGCTGCCTGGCTTGACACGATCTTCGACGAGGGAACGATCGACGACTTCGAAGTGACACTGTTGTCAGGTGCGGATTGGTCTCCTGACCTTGGTGGGATGGAGTTCGCGTTGACCTGCGCGGAGTGTGGTAACACGGTCGATAGCGAAGGAACATCGACTCGCATTGATGGCGATCTCTATCAGTTCTGTTGTCCGTCGTGTGAAGCCCGTTTCGAGGAGAAATATGAACAACTCCAGCAAGGAGCGGACTGAGCAACGGTCAACGCGCCAGCGCTTTTGAATCGAAGCTTTTCGAGCTCCTTTTCCGAATAGATGAAAGGACAAATCGATTGAATAGCCAAGCCCTATGATATAGTAATGAGCCAGCATCGAGTGCACATCGATATTCAGGGAATGAGCTGTGCGAACTGTTCCCAGACCATCGCCGATTCCGTCGAATCCCTTGATGGGGTGTCGGAAGCAAACATCAATTTTGCGACCGACGAAGGAACCATCGAGTACGACTCGGACGAGGTTTCTCCAAAGCAGATCTACGAAGCTATCGAGAGTGCCGGCTATACTCCTGTCACGGAGACGAAAACGATCGGCATTACGGATATGTCGTGTGCGAACTGCTCGGAGACGGTACAGAGCGCGCTCGAGCGGACATCAGGCGTTATCGAAGCGGACGTCAACTTCGCTACTGACGAGGCACAGGTCAGATACAACCCCGCTGAAGCGACGCTCACGAACCTCTACGATGCTATCGAAGATGCCGGCTACGCACCTGTTCGCGCGGACGGCGAGTCCGGTGAATCTGCCACAGATCGCCGCGATGCCGCTCGGCAGGCCGAAATCCGTAAACAATTACGACTCACTCTGTTCGGTGCCGTACTCTCTGCACCGCTCATTTTCTTCCTTGCTGAGAAATTCATTCTTGGCGGAGGGATTCTTCCGGAGACGGTATTCGGAATCGAGTTCGGCTGGGTCGAGTTCTTGCTCGCGACGCCGGTTCAAATCGTTCTTGGGTGGGAGTTCTACAAGAACTCCTACAAGGCCCTCGTGAAGAACAAGAGCGCCAACATGGATGTGCTCATCGCGTTGGGCTCGTCTACGGCGTATCTCTACAGTGTCGTCGTGCTGCTCGGACTGATCGCCGGAAGTCTCTACTTCGACACGGCCGCGCTCATCCTCGTGTTCATCACGCTCGGCAACTATCTCGAAGCGCGCTCGAAGGGGCAAGCGAGTGACGCGCTACGCAAGTTGTTGGAGATGGAAGCCGACACTGCAACCGTCGTTGATGAAGACGGTACCGAGCGCGAGGTACCCATCGAAAACGTGACAGTAGGCGACCGGATGAAGATCCGTCCCGGTGAGAAAATTCCCACTGACGGTGTCGTCGTGGATGGACAGAGTGCGGTTGACGAATCGATGGTTACCGGAGAATCAGTACCCGTAGAGAAAGAGGAGGGGGACGAGGTCGTCGGATCGACCATCAACGAAAATGGTGTCCTCGTCGTCGAAGCGACGAAGGTCGGGGAGGACACTGCACTCCAGCAGATCGTTCAGACAGTCAAAGAAGCACAGTCCCGTCAACCCGATATTCAGAATCTCGCCGACCGAATTTCAGCGTACTTCGTTCCCGTTGTCATCGTGAATGCCTTGTTTTGGGGGGCTATTTGGTATCTTTTCCCCGGAGCACTCGCTGGCTTCGTGGACGCACTCCCACTGTGGGGATTAGTTGGTGGTGGGCCGACTGCTCTCTCCACGTTCGAGTTCGCGGTCATCGTCTTTGCCAGCGCGGTACTCATTGCGTGCCCATGTGCGCTCGGGTTAGCAACGCCAGCAGCAACGATGGTTGGCACCACACTGGGTGCGCAGAACGGCGTCCTCTTCAAAGGTGGCGATGTTCTGGAACGGGCGAAAGACGTGGATACCGTCGTCTTCGACAAAACAGGTACCCTGACGAAAGGTGAAATGGAACTCACGGACGTCATTGTCTTCGATGCCGATGGTCAGCCTCGTACGGATGGCGGAGACACAATTGCCAATGGTGGCCAACTGGCCACTCACGAACGTCTCACCGAGGCCGACGTGCTGCGCTTTGCCGCCAGTGCGGAGAGCGGGAGTGAACATCCACTCGCGCAAGCTATCGTCGAGGGAGCCAAAGAACGTGATATCGAGGTCATGGAACCTGACTCGTTCGAGAACGTTCCGGGGCACGGTATCCAGGCAACGCTCGGTGGAAGCGAGATTCTCGTCGGCAATCGCAAACTCCTATCCAATAATGACGTCGCTCCGGATCCGGCCGAAGAAACGATGCAACGTCTCGAAAACGAAGGGAAAACGGCGATGCTCGTCGCGTACGAGGGCGAACTCATTGGGGTGGTCGCTGATGCCGACACGGTCAAAGAGAGCGCAAGAGATGCGGTAAGTGCGCTTCAGCGGCGTGGCATCGACGTGATGATGATTACCGGTGACAACGAGCGTACTGCCCGTGCTGTCGCCAAGCAGGTGGGGATCGATTCCCAAAACGTCCGGGCTGGAGTCCTTCCCGAAGACAAATCCGATGCAGTCGAGACAATTCAGGACGAGGGACGGAAGGCGATGATGGTTGGTGACGGCGTTAACGACGCGCCGGCGCTCGCTGTCGCATATGTTGGGACTGCTATCGGGAGCGGAACCGACGTTGCCATCGAGGCAGCGGACGTAACGCTCATGCGGAATGATCCGCTCGACGTGGTGAAGGCGATCCGTATCTCGGATGCTACGCTCGCAAAGATCAAACAGAACCTCGTGTGGGCGCTGGGCTACAACACGGCGATGATCCCACTGGCGTCGCTCGGCTTACTTCAGCCGGTGCTGGCTGCGGGTGCAATGGCATTCTCCAGCGTGTCGGTGCTCACGAACAGTTTGCTGTTCCGCCAATACACTCCTGACCACGATTACAAACTCTTCGGCAGACTGCGCTAACGATCCGTTTCACACTTCACTAGTGGTGAGTCAATTACTCCGAACGTGACTGCAGCTAACGTGTGCGGAACGACGGTTCACCATCATCGGTCTGTTCCTCGACATTCGTACAAGTGAAATGAATGAACGTTTTTTCAATCTTCGATCCGGACATCGAACTGGGTCGTAATCAGATTTCCATCCGGTTTGATCTGTAGGTATAGCCGATATCGACCTGGTGTCGGGAATGTTGTACCGAACTCGACGCGACCTGGTTGTGGCGTTGTGTTCTTCGGATGTATATGGAGATACGCGAGATCTCCCTCCCGAAGTGCCACAAGATGACCTCGTGCTCCTAAATAATCCCGTAAGTCCGAAACAGAATCGCCGTCACGACGTATCTCGAATGATACCTGCGTCTCTTCGTTCGCGCCAATATCGTCGGTGCGTAGTTCGACCGTATATTCTTCTGCCGTCGTTTGTCGCGCTATCTCCGGATCCGATTCGAACGTGGTAGAACCGGGTACGAAGAGATCAAATCCGAGCGTCATTGACCGACCTGCAATCGCGATATCTACGAATGCACGATACACTCCTGGCTCGGGAAGTGTGAAATCTTCGACGCGGCACGTGCCATCCGAGTCGATATCGGGATGTAAGTGCTGAAAATGAGCCAAATCTCGGCGCACTACGATCAAGTGAAGGAGCTCTCCGTGTGAATCTTCGAATTCAGTTACTGTATCCCCCTCATGAGTCACGACTTGAAACGACCAAGCGGTCGGGACGCCGGACTCAAATCGAATTTCCGACGGTACCAGTCGAAATTCGTCGCTGGCAACCGACAGTCCATCTACTGCCGTGTGTCCACCCGAACTGGAAGCGGATGTCTCATCTTGAAACTCCGTGTCGTGACTCTCATGATCGGACTGCTCCCCCATAACACTGGGTACCATTGCTATCCTCTTACCGGTTTCTCCAGTCGTTGAAATCTGGGCAATGCATGGGGGTACAGATACAAAATTTTGATCGGTGCATAGTTACCGCTTGTTCGTCCGGCCAACCGATTGATTCGAATGTAATGTCTCTCGGTATCTTCGCAGGCCACGCTCTACTTGACGGGTTTTGATAGTTGCAAACGCTCTAAATCCCTTCACACGCTAGTATTGTGTATAGAAATAGCTGAGAAAGTGAGATTAACGAACATACTTGTAGACGCCCCCTCATCGATGGTCTGTTGGTCAAAACGCCATTAGTCGTAACTCCCCTATCGGTGTATATGGATAGTGGCGGGACAAAGCGAGCATACCTACACTGCCGACTAACTTTTACACATTCATTCCTCTGCGACGGCCATTTCATTAGTAAACCGTCCCCATCAACCCCCGTCAGCTGTAATATTTTCTATTTTATTTTCTAAATCAGGAAGCAACGAACACATCGTTCGAAGAGACCCTCTTCTCTCCTTTGAACGTCTGACGGCGTTGTATGGGCTTGAACGGATTTTTATCCAGTTTGAGCTACACTGATTAACCTCGATAGATCGTTATCACCACCATCTCAAATTTTGATACTACGGCTTAATATCAGAATACACCTTACTGAATCACCGCCCTCTCACCGTTCACCTTATTTTCTAAGCAATACGGGCGTTTTCTGAAATTATATTGTGCGAAAGTGGCTAATACGATTCCTTCATTGGTATTGGTGGATGACAACAACACTCATTGTTGAAGGAATGACTTGCGGTGGTTGTGAACAGAACGTCATCGACGCACTCGAAGCGGTGGAGGGCGTTTCGAATGCGAACGCGGACAGAGAAGCAAACACGGCGTCCGTCGAGGGTTCCGCGAAGACGGACGCACTCATCGGTGCTGTCGAGGACGCTGGATACGACGCGAGTGCGTAACCGACCCGATACGGGACGAAACAATGACAAACAAAAACATCACTCGGCGAAGCGCAGTACAAATAATCGGTGCGGGCAGTCTAATTGGGCTCGCTGGCTGTTCGAGTTCATCGGATTCTCCCAACCAATCGGATCCATACGGTTCGTCCACTTCGACTACGGGCGGAGGCGATGGTGCCACCAACGGTTCGAAGAGTGCGACGGTTGCCCTCGCGACAGACCTCACTGCTGGCACGTGGGGCGTGTACGGCGGTGTGATGCCGTATTATACAAACATTCTCGAACCACTCATTTGGGTTTCGAAGGATATGAAACTCGAACCGTGGCTCGCTACGGAGTGGAAGGCAACCGGTGAAACGACGTGGGAGTTCACGCTCCGCGAGGACGTCACGTTCCACAACGGCAAGCCGCTCACCGCCGAAGCGGTCGTTTTCTCGTTCCATCAACTCCTCGATGAGTGGTCGTGGGCACCCGGATGGCTCCACGTCGAAAAGGACGGCGTGAAGGCACTCGATAAGACGACGGTCGAGTTTACCACGACCGACCCTTTCCCGACGTTCCCTGGAACCATTGCTCACAACATGGTTGCAATCCAACACCCAGACCGTGACCGTAAGGCAGGAGAGGTTATCGGGACGGGACCGTTCCAAGTCGAGACCGTAAAGAAAGAACAGTTCGTTCAAACGACGGCGTTCGAGGACTACTGGAACGACCCGCCGAAACTATCGGGTCTGAAGTTCCGTGTTATCACGGATGCAAATACGCGTGCATTGTCGCTGTCGGCACATGAAACGGACGTCGCGTATCAGCCTCCTCGGAACAAGATAAATTCGATTCGGAAAGCCTCGAAAACGAACGTCGAGACACAAGGCTCGCCGTCCGCAGGCTATCTCGGTATCAATCTCTACAAATCGCCGACTGACGACGTGAAACTTCGGAAGGCGCTAAACTATGCAGTCAACCAGAACGCCATCGTCGAATCCATCCTCAGTGGGGTCGGCAAACCGGCGCGCGGTTCAATCGCCCCGAGCATCTACTGGTCGGCCCACGACCAACTTCCCGAGTACGGCCAGAACAAGTCCAAAGCGAAGTCTCTCGTAAAGTCCTCAAATTATGACGGCGAGGCGCTCAAACTCCTCGTCAGCACGGATATGACCGACGGGAATCTGCTCGCCCAGGCCGTTGCCCAACAGATGGAAGCGGTCGGTGTCAGCATCGACATCCAGGTGTTGGAGGATGCCGCGTTCAACGACGCCGAGCGCAACGGACAGGGCCATCTCGCACTGAGCGAGAAAGGGACGAACAGCGGCGCGGCGGACTACGTCATCTACGAGAGTTTCCACTCGGAAGGGGACATGAACGAGCGACTGTACGGCGACGAAGGAACTGGTCTCTACAACCTCGGTTCGAAGGTAGACTCACTTCTGAAGACCGGATTCCAAACGGGGAGCAAGGAGAAGAAGAAGGAGGTTTATCGAGAGGTTCAACGGATGATCGCTGAGAAGGCGGTTATCGTTCCGCTGTACTACAGCGAGTACGTCGTCGCGGCGTTTCGTGACGTGAACAATCTTGACCTTCGACCCATCCCCGAGATGGTTCGGTGGGATAGTCTGACGCATACAAACTGAGGCACGACAGAATGTGGAAATTCATCGTTCGTCGAACCGCAACCGCTCTGCTCGTCCTCGTCGGCGTTTCGATACTCACGTACGCCTTAATGTTCTTCACGCCCGGCGATCCCGCGACGACGATACTTCGTAAGCAGATGGGAGGCCGAACACCATCAAGTATGGCCGTCCAACAGTTTCGCGTTCAACACGGTCTCAATGACCCAATTCCGATTCAATACGCGAACTGGGTCTGGGACATTCTCCACGGAAACCTTCGCCAATCGTATTACGAGAACACACCGGTGTCCGCGATGATTATGAACCGTGTGT belongs to Haladaptatus cibarius D43 and includes:
- a CDS encoding heavy-metal-associated domain-containing protein — protein: MTTTLIVEGMTCGGCEQNVIDALEAVEGVSNANADREANTASVEGSAKTDALIGAVEDAGYDASA
- a CDS encoding ABC transporter substrate-binding protein, which codes for MTNKNITRRSAVQIIGAGSLIGLAGCSSSSDSPNQSDPYGSSTSTTGGGDGATNGSKSATVALATDLTAGTWGVYGGVMPYYTNILEPLIWVSKDMKLEPWLATEWKATGETTWEFTLREDVTFHNGKPLTAEAVVFSFHQLLDEWSWAPGWLHVEKDGVKALDKTTVEFTTTDPFPTFPGTIAHNMVAIQHPDRDRKAGEVIGTGPFQVETVKKEQFVQTTAFEDYWNDPPKLSGLKFRVITDANTRALSLSAHETDVAYQPPRNKINSIRKASKTNVETQGSPSAGYLGINLYKSPTDDVKLRKALNYAVNQNAIVESILSGVGKPARGSIAPSIYWSAHDQLPEYGQNKSKAKSLVKSSNYDGEALKLLVSTDMTDGNLLAQAVAQQMEAVGVSIDIQVLEDAAFNDAERNGQGHLALSEKGTNSGAADYVIYESFHSEGDMNERLYGDEGTGLYNLGSKVDSLLKTGFQTGSKEKKKEVYREVQRMIAEKAVIVPLYYSEYVVAAFRDVNNLDLRPIPEMVRWDSLTHTN